The Cryptococcus deuterogattii R265 chromosome 3, complete sequence genome has a segment encoding these proteins:
- a CDS encoding carnitine/acyl carnitine carrier — translation MGDRNGESSKRALISNSASSSSITNGKGNDKGDINGNGEISPAIDFTAGIIAGATGLIVGQPFDVVKVRYQTPQYIGRYGSTFSALGAIVKEEKIGGLFKGVTSPMAGIAFINGVVFTSYSFFMKLQLPEGSAEEPTLGQIFLAGTGSGVVASILTCPTELIKIRQQSAPPHLTLTTFGVFKSIVRADGLKGIFRGFSATALRDVAYGPYFCTYEATLRFLKWMKKPPLPPSHHNPGHERHTLIDEAELERHSGLRWPELMLAGGIAGVLAWIVTFPIDVFKTRMQSTAWPDSTSNSTAKPKLQSFRQVAADALRKEGWRVMFAGLGPTLIRAVPTNMVIFLTFEGCIAALS, via the exons ATGGGCGACAGGAATGGCGAGTCATCCAAGCGGGCGTTGATTAGTAACTCGGCTAGTAGTAGTAGCATCACgaatgggaaagggaacGATAAAGGGGATATCAATGGTAACG GGGAAATCTCTCCTGCCATCGACTTTACAGCGGGTATCATTGCTG GCGCTACAGGATTGATAGTTGGTCAGCCGTTTGATGTGGTCAAGGTGCGATATCAAACACCACAATACATAGGCCGATATGGATCAACTTTCAGTGCCTTAG GTGCTATTGttaaagaagaaaagatcgGGGGTCTTTTCAAAGGCGTAACGTCGCCGATG GCTGGTATAGCTTTT ATTAATGGGGTAGTTTTTACGTCATACTCTTTTTTTATGAAGCTTCAACTGCCAGAAGGTTCAGCAGAAGAGCCTACATTGGGGCAAATATTCCTTGCCGGGACGGGAAGTGGAGTTGTGGCCTC GATTTTAACATGTCCTACCGAACTCATCAAG ATCCGGCAACAATCAGCCCCACCTCATCTTACCCTGACTACCTTTGGCGTTTTCAAATCTATCGTTCGAGCAGACGGACTAAAAGGCATCTTCCGAGGCTTCTCAGCAACAGCCTTAAGAGATGTCGCGTATGGCCCCTATTTTTGCAC GTATGAGGCAACTTTACGCTTCTTAAAGTGGATGAAAAAgccgcctcttcctccttcccaccACAACCCCGGCCATGAACGTCATACACTCATTGATGAGGCTGAATTGGAACGTCACAGTGGACTGAGATGGCCAGAGTTGATGCTGGCTGGTGGAATTGCTGGAGTGCTTGCTTGGATT GTGACATTCCCAATTGACGTTTTTAAGACCCGCATGCAAAGTACGGCATGGCCCGATTCGACATCAAATTCTACTGCAAAGCCGAAACTGCAGTCCTTCAGACAGGTTGCTGCGGATGCTctgagaaaggaaggttGGAGAGTAATGTTCGCTGGTTTAGGCCCCACGTTAATAAG AGCTGTGCCC ACCAATATGGTTATATTTCTAACTTTTGAAGGGTGCATCGCGGCCCTGTCATGA